Proteins from one candidate division KSB1 bacterium genomic window:
- a CDS encoding TonB-dependent receptor, protein MRKIWFILAVAVLLLGSGQAWAKSRITGKVTDAKTGNGLPGANVFIEDTNIGAATGLEGEYLITNVPPGQYTLIFRYIGYEEATAQVNVTANETIIQDVRLEYQTLTGEEVQVTAQAEGQMQAINQQITANTIKNIVSSDKIQELPEANAAEAVGRLPGISLKREGGEGNKVVIRGLSPKYNKIQIDGVSMAATGSEDRSVDLSMISPNMLEGIEVSKAAMADQEADQLGGTVNFILRGAREKSSLNVTAQGGYNELSDEYQNYHLIVGGGRRFWDNRIGVFAQANLERRDRSDNNVYSGYQMLQDSITIANMLGFQDVRRTNQRQGAMLVLDYKSPLTNVKFSNTYNHIDIDTYSRQEHLDVVGRNHGYNGISTQEDMTVLVNALNVEQYIGDVKLTANASYSRSEKKVPEELRLEAAEANAFVERWTFDDKPIHPTEFQAKAINDTSKILVNWFRQREFDVMEEELSADINAEWGFDAGIAQIQFKVGAKYKNKNKDYNNEEYRIPIAWNDLDLARAYLADEFGLSGYDIGQDFPYRPFIDFDYDPETFMAGDYKISRIPDRGKIEKHYHAIRDLETVRGQSVGKTVYRDYNASIQNDYFGEENYFAAYFMPTIKVGESVTLIPGVRYEQNNTEYTANRADSPGKWSDPFPVDTAAATRENDYFLPMIHAKYKPVDWFDVRASYTQTLSRPSYMSIIPSWTSWQDNLTWNNTTLKPSVSKSWDLYLSFYSDKVGLLTIGGFQKNIKNFVYNTDHLAGGLDGYSTGMAGKRTDRRQGVR, encoded by the coding sequence ATGAGAAAAATATGGTTTATCCTTGCAGTGGCTGTTTTACTGCTGGGTTCCGGGCAAGCATGGGCTAAATCCCGGATCACAGGCAAGGTCACGGATGCAAAAACGGGTAACGGCTTGCCCGGCGCCAATGTGTTCATCGAGGACACCAATATCGGCGCGGCAACCGGGCTGGAAGGTGAGTACCTGATCACCAATGTTCCGCCGGGACAATATACCCTGATTTTTCGCTATATCGGTTATGAGGAAGCGACGGCCCAGGTGAATGTTACAGCCAATGAGACGATCATTCAGGATGTGAGGTTGGAATATCAAACTTTGACCGGTGAAGAAGTCCAGGTGACGGCTCAGGCTGAAGGTCAGATGCAGGCCATCAATCAGCAGATTACGGCAAATACGATTAAAAATATTGTCTCATCGGATAAAATTCAGGAACTCCCGGAAGCCAATGCGGCCGAAGCTGTGGGCCGGTTGCCGGGCATTTCACTGAAACGTGAAGGCGGTGAGGGAAACAAGGTCGTGATTCGCGGTTTATCACCAAAGTACAACAAGATTCAGATTGACGGTGTCAGTATGGCGGCAACCGGCAGCGAAGACCGCAGTGTTGATCTGAGTATGATCTCACCGAATATGCTGGAAGGCATTGAAGTCAGCAAAGCCGCCATGGCGGATCAGGAAGCCGACCAGCTGGGCGGGACGGTGAACTTTATCCTGAGAGGCGCCCGGGAAAAGTCTTCATTGAACGTCACCGCCCAGGGCGGTTACAATGAACTGAGCGATGAATATCAGAATTACCACTTGATTGTCGGCGGCGGAAGACGTTTCTGGGACAACCGGATCGGTGTTTTTGCGCAGGCGAATCTGGAACGTCGGGACCGCAGTGACAATAATGTGTATTCCGGATATCAGATGCTCCAGGATTCCATAACGATTGCCAATATGCTGGGATTCCAGGATGTTCGTCGCACCAACCAACGCCAGGGCGCTATGCTGGTGCTGGATTATAAATCTCCGCTGACCAACGTCAAATTTTCAAATACATATAATCATATTGATATTGACACCTATTCCAGACAGGAACATCTGGATGTGGTGGGACGCAACCATGGGTACAACGGCATCAGCACGCAAGAAGATATGACAGTTCTGGTCAACGCCCTGAATGTGGAGCAATATATCGGCGATGTAAAACTGACAGCCAATGCCAGCTATTCGCGGTCCGAGAAAAAAGTGCCTGAAGAACTGCGTCTGGAAGCCGCAGAAGCGAATGCTTTTGTGGAGCGCTGGACCTTTGATGATAAACCTATACATCCAACCGAGTTTCAGGCCAAGGCCATTAACGATACATCAAAGATTCTGGTCAATTGGTTTCGTCAGCGCGAGTTTGATGTGATGGAAGAAGAGCTGTCCGCGGATATCAATGCCGAATGGGGATTTGATGCCGGGATTGCACAAATTCAGTTCAAAGTCGGCGCCAAATATAAAAACAAAAACAAAGATTATAATAACGAGGAATACCGTATTCCGATTGCCTGGAATGATCTGGATTTGGCGCGCGCCTATCTGGCGGATGAATTCGGCTTGAGCGGCTATGATATCGGTCAGGATTTTCCCTACAGACCGTTCATCGATTTCGATTATGACCCCGAGACGTTTATGGCGGGTGATTATAAAATCAGTCGAATTCCGGATCGTGGAAAAATAGAAAAACATTACCACGCCATTCGTGACCTGGAAACGGTGCGCGGACAGTCGGTTGGTAAAACAGTATACCGCGATTACAATGCTTCGATCCAGAATGATTATTTCGGCGAGGAAAACTATTTTGCCGCTTATTTTATGCCCACCATCAAAGTCGGTGAATCGGTTACCTTGATACCGGGTGTGCGCTATGAACAGAACAACACGGAATACACTGCCAACCGCGCGGACAGTCCCGGCAAGTGGAGCGATCCGTTTCCGGTGGATACAGCCGCGGCCACACGCGAGAATGACTATTTTCTGCCGATGATTCACGCCAAATACAAACCGGTTGACTGGTTCGATGTACGCGCCAGTTATACCCAGACCCTGTCGCGTCCCAGCTATATGAGCATTATTCCCAGCTGGACGTCCTGGCAGGATAACCTGACCTGGAACAATACGACACTAAAACCTTCGGTGTCGAAAAGCTGGGATCTGTATCTGTCCTTTTACAGTGACAAGGTCGGCTTGCTGACGATCGGCGGATTTCAGAAAAATATTAAAAACTTTGTCTATAACACAGACCACCTGGCTGGTGGACTCGACGGATATTCGACCGGAATGGCCGGCAAGCGTACAGACCGGCGGCAAGGTGTTCGGTAA
- a CDS encoding T9SS type A sorting domain-containing protein, with product MLTRLFVVLSLVLVFAMGSFAQEADTVFVPAETEDGDYLVNSLIDYVVADTNEAGEQLHKVYKLERGKLYLLDQAMDLRNEVELVADPPIADVPTMVPPKILSNTTADGETATHNLINTWEDITVKNIWLGGMSVNGSTRGWGYGQALQVMDSLVTVHLDGVWADYNGWSAFGTAQPKTSWIINNLHARNEQNPGDPWTTFLFFLEPAVNLDTFKVSNSTYFQSNSFFLFPPAYVNYFEVDHCTFANLLKWPFHSTQWLEAKVTNSVFYNVSALSLTENEEEGQDPDWLEYGLINVDTLFANAVDSVDPGPFHVPENERMIEVKNNLYYWCDGVQDYWANNDSVKAAVWMNDRTEAMFADDETWPGLIAENNWNQDPLFNDFDGLAGANKKMVDVCKAFRAGGLYQWDWDADTSDYPELYEVIYQYPLPEDFRSYSGLIGTDGLPLGDLSYYPETVGVEEKTQAPTEFALQQNYPNPFNPVTTINYQLFGKGKVQLTIYNVLGEKIRNLVDARQDAGSYSVNWNGANDAGQKVSSGVYFYSLETENASIMKKMTLIK from the coding sequence ATGTTAACAAGGTTATTTGTAGTACTCAGTTTGGTTCTTGTTTTTGCCATGGGTTCGTTTGCTCAGGAAGCAGACACGGTCTTTGTCCCGGCAGAAACCGAGGACGGCGATTATCTCGTCAATTCACTGATCGATTATGTGGTTGCAGATACCAACGAGGCCGGCGAACAGCTTCACAAAGTCTACAAGCTGGAACGCGGCAAATTGTATCTGCTGGATCAGGCCATGGATCTGCGCAACGAAGTGGAACTGGTTGCCGATCCGCCGATTGCGGATGTTCCGACCATGGTTCCGCCGAAAATTCTGTCCAACACCACGGCAGACGGCGAAACCGCAACTCATAATTTGATCAATACCTGGGAAGATATCACTGTGAAAAATATCTGGCTGGGTGGTATGAGCGTCAACGGCAGCACCCGAGGTTGGGGTTACGGTCAGGCGCTGCAGGTGATGGATTCACTGGTGACCGTGCATCTGGATGGTGTCTGGGCCGATTACAACGGCTGGTCCGCCTTTGGAACCGCACAGCCTAAAACCAGCTGGATCATCAACAACCTGCATGCCCGAAATGAACAGAATCCCGGTGATCCCTGGACCACGTTTCTGTTTTTTCTGGAACCTGCAGTGAATTTGGATACCTTCAAGGTAAGCAATAGCACCTATTTTCAGTCGAACAGTTTCTTTCTGTTCCCGCCGGCTTATGTGAATTACTTTGAGGTTGATCATTGTACGTTTGCCAACCTGTTGAAATGGCCGTTCCATTCCACACAGTGGCTGGAAGCCAAAGTTACCAACAGTGTTTTCTACAATGTCAGCGCGCTTTCTTTGACGGAAAATGAAGAAGAAGGTCAGGATCCGGACTGGCTGGAATACGGTCTGATCAATGTCGACACGCTGTTTGCCAATGCGGTTGATTCCGTTGATCCAGGCCCCTTTCATGTTCCTGAAAATGAACGTATGATTGAAGTCAAGAACAATCTGTACTACTGGTGCGATGGTGTACAGGATTACTGGGCCAACAATGATTCCGTAAAAGCGGCCGTCTGGATGAATGATAGAACCGAAGCCATGTTTGCGGATGATGAAACCTGGCCCGGACTAATTGCGGAGAACAACTGGAATCAGGATCCCCTGTTCAATGACTTTGACGGCCTGGCTGGTGCCAATAAAAAAATGGTAGATGTCTGTAAAGCTTTCCGTGCCGGCGGTTTATACCAATGGGACTGGGACGCGGATACCTCCGATTATCCCGAACTCTATGAAGTTATCTACCAGTATCCGCTGCCCGAAGATTTCCGTTCTTACTCCGGCTTGATCGGAACAGACGGACTGCCTCTGGGCGATCTGAGCTATTATCCGGAAACCGTGGGTGTTGAGGAAAAAACACAGGCTCCGACCGAGTTTGCGCTGCAGCAGAATTATCCCAACCCCTTTAACCCGGTGACCACGATCAACTATCAGTTGTTCGGAAAAGGTAAAGTTCAGCTTACTATTTACAATGTACTGGGTGAAAAAATCAGAAATCTGGTTGACGCCCGTCAGGATGCCGGTTCCTACAGTGTGAACTGGAACGGCGCCAATGATGCCGGACAAAAAGTTTCCAGCGGTGTGTATTTCTACAGTCTGGAAACCGAAAACGCATCAATTATGAAGAAAATGACGTTGATTAAATAG
- a CDS encoding glycosyl hydrolase family 28-related protein, with the protein MIQPRREIRPFLFTIIILLNTTLYGESVYKSRPEDPAAVYLTPENYDVTPDAPADDSDALQAAINAVEEKAKFGIVYIPAGEYQLTRPVHVWKGIRLIGYGQTRPRFVLEPHTSGYEGMKVFI; encoded by the coding sequence ATGATTCAGCCCCGACGAGAAATCCGACCCTTTTTATTTACTATTATCATCCTTTTAAATACGACGTTGTATGGTGAATCGGTCTACAAAAGCCGCCCTGAAGATCCGGCTGCCGTTTATTTAACCCCTGAAAACTATGACGTCACTCCGGACGCGCCCGCTGATGACAGCGACGCCCTGCAGGCCGCTATAAATGCGGTTGAAGAAAAAGCAAAATTTGGTATTGTGTATATACCGGCGGGAGAGTATCAGCTCACCCGACCTGTTCATGTCTGGAAAGGCATCCGCCTGATCGGATATGGCCAGACCCGGCCGCGGTTCGTTCTTGAGCCACATACGAGCGGTTACGAGGGGATGAAAGTGTTTATATGA